AATATTGCGGGGAATCCCACGCCTACATGCAGTTCCGCGCCAGGGTTCTCCCGGAGAAGGAATTCGAAGAGTGGGTCGCTCAGCGCCGCCAAACGCCTCCTCCCCCTGCGACTGAAAGCTGGGAAGAGTTCGTCACCCTCTCGGCCAATGACCCCGAGGCCCTGCCGGATACCGACACCGTCAAAGGCGCCCGCCTCTTCTTCGGAAAAGGCACCTGTGTTCAGTGCCACTCCATCGACGGGACTTTTGCCGCGGGGAAACTCGGCCCCAACCTGACCCACGTCGCCGACAATGGCTCCATCGCCGCCGGCTGGCTGGAAAACATCAATCCGGACGGCTCCATCAACCGGGAAGAGCAATTGCAGAATTTTTATGAATGGGTTCGCCGCTCCGAGGACATCAAACCCGGGAACCTCATGTACCACGATCCCAACGGCCTCCAAAACGTGGATCTCACCGACGAAGAGGTGCACCAAATCGCCACCTTCCTCCAAACTCTCCGCTGATCTCTCTCCATGGCTCTCTCCACTACCACTACTCACACACCTCCCGACAAAGCCGATCCCCACTCGTCCGATTCGGATGCACCCGCGCGCAGCCACCTCGGCCTCGTGCGGCCCGACCATTCGACCGGGTTGAAAGACTGGTTGACCACCGTCGATCACAAAAAGATTGGGGCCATGTATGCCATCTTCGCACTGGCCTTCCTGGTCTTCGGAGGAATCGAGGCCCTCTTCATTCGCGCCCAACTGGCTGTCTCGGAGAACAACCTCGTCTCCGCCGAAACCTATAATCAACTCTTCACCATGCACGGCACGACGATGGTCTTCCTCGCCGTCATGCCCCTGAGTTCCGCATTCTTTAATTTCCTGGTTCCTCTGCAAATTGGTGCCCGCGATGTCGCCTTTCCCCGATTGAATGCGTTCAGTCTCTGGACCTTCGTCGCCGGGGCCCTCGTGGTCAATCTGAGCTGGCTCTTCCAGGCGGCCCATGCCTTTGGATGGTTCACCCCCGCCAACGGGATGAGCGATATCGTCCCTTCCGCAGGGTGGTTCGGATACGCCCCGCTCACAGGCGACCAATACACCGGGATCGGAACCGACTTCTGGATCTTCGGACTCCAGGTTCTCGGGATCGCTTCCATCGCCGCCGCCCTGAACTTCATCGTCACCATCATCAACTTCCGAGCCCCCGGAATGAAAATGATGCGCCTCCCGGTCTTCATTTGGATGACCCTGATCACCTCGATCCTCATCATCTTCGCGTTCCCTCCGATCACCGTCGCTCTGGGAGAGCTGATGTTTGACCGAACCTTCGGTGCCAACTTTTTCCGGGTCGAAGAAGGCGGTCAGCCGATTCTCTGGCAGCACCTCTTCTGGGTTTTCGGTCATCCGGAGGTCTACATTTTGATCCTACCGGCGATGGGTATCATCTCGGAAATTCTTCCCGTTTTCTCCCGAAAACCCCTCTTCGGTTACTCGCTGATCGTTTTCTCCGGTGCCGTCATCGGCTTCCTCGGCTTTGCGGTCTGGAGCCACCACATGTTTACCACTGGGCTGGGTAAGGTCGCCACCGCCGCCTTCTCCCTCCTAACCATGGCCATTGCCGTCCCTACCGGGGTCAAGATTTTCAACTGGATCGGCACTCTCTGGGGAGGACGCATCAAATTCTCCGTTCCCATGATCCTGTCACTCGGGTTCATCTGGATGTTTATGATGGGTGGATTCTCCGGGATCATGCACTCCTCGGCGCCCTCGGACGCCCAACAGCAGGATTCCTACTTCGTCGTCGCCCACTTCCACTACGTTCTCATTGGTGGGAGCATCCTCTCCCTTCTCGCCGGGATCTACTTCTGGCTGCCTAAGATGAGCGGCAAGATGTGGTATGGCAAATTGGGCTACTGGGTCTCGGGGATCGTCATCGTCGGGCTCAACGTAACCTTCTTCCCCATGCACTTCCTCGGGATGATCGGAATGCCTCGCCGCACCCATACCTACCTGGAGGGGACTGGCTGGCAGCCCATGAATCTGGTCTGCACAATCGGCGCCTTCACTCTGGCTATCGGAATTTTTCTCTTCCTCTGGGATGTTATTCGCACCCTCCGCAACGGAAAACCCGCAGGCGACGATCCGTGGGATGGGCGCACCTTGGAATGGACGATTTCTTCTCCTCCACCTTCTTACAATTTTGCCCGCACGCCTATCGTTCACTCACGGGATGCGCTCTGGGCCCACAAGCACGGGCGGGCCAATCTCCGGATTGGATCGGTCGAAGCGGATCCTCACGGGATTCACATGCCCAGCCAATCGTGGTTCCCCCTCTTAGCCTCGTCGGGCTTCCTCATTCTCGGTCTGAGCATGGCCCTTAGACAGGCGGGCGTTCCGTTCTGTGGCTATATCGCAATTGGAGGGCTAGGCATCACCATCCTGGGAATCTATCTCTGGGCCCTTGAAGGTCCAGGCGGCTATCACGTCAAACCGGAGGCAGCCAAATGAGTCACGCTTCAGACACAACCCTCCCGGTGGAACACATTCCGACCGGCCTCAACAGCAAAAAGCTCATCATGTGGCTTTTTCTGGCCTCGGACTGCATGTTCTTTGGCACCCTGATCACCACTCACCTCGTCTATCGCAAAATCTACGAGAACATCGGGGTCGATCCGATTAAGATCTTCGACATTGAGCTCACCACTGCCAGCAGCTTCATCCTCCTGATGAGCTCCCTCTTTATGGCCCTCGCCGTCTCGGCGATTCACAAAGGAGAGATCAAATCCTTCCGCTGGAACCTCATCGGTGTGATCATCTTTGGATCTCTCTTCCTCTGCGGACAAGTCTACGAATTTAACCACTTCGTCCACCATTCGGGACTCACCCTCTCCTCGGGCACCTTCGGCTCGACCTTCTACCTGATGACCGGGACCCACGGGGTTCACGTCGCCATGGGGGTTCTCTGGTTGATTTCCTGGTTCTTTTATTCGTTCTCGCCACGATTCAACGCCCACGAGAATGCCATCGACGTCGAAACAGCCGGACTCTACTGGCACTTCGTCGACATCATCTGGATCGTGATCTTCACCGCGGTCTACCTCATCGAATACGTCTGATCCAAACGACCATGTCTCATCCCGCAGATCCCAGTATTGACCAAGAGTTCCTCCTCTCGGAACAGAAGAAGTACTTCACCTTCATGAACCTCGCGTTCTTGATGACCGCCCTGACGGGAATCGAGCTCGTGATCATCTTCCTGCCCTTTCCGGGCTCCGTCCTCATCTTCGGATCACTTGTTTTCCTCTCCCTGATCAAATTTGTCGGCGTCATTTTCTGGTTCATGCACCTGATCTATGACGGCAAACTGCTGACCGTCATCTTCCTCTTTGGCATGGCCTTGGCCGCCGGCACCTCCGCCGCCCTTCTCCTTATATTCAGCGAAGACCGCATCGACAAATCCCTCCCTTTCTATGAGGACGGGAAAATTGCCCATGAGGAAGGCGCGTCCGGGCACTGATTCGAAAGAAGACCGAAAATCCGCTCCCAGGATCGAACGAAGGGGACCCAGACGCCCATTTCGCTCACTTATTTTCGACTGCTGGCCTTGCCAATGCGTAGGACCATTGCGAACCTGCGTGCGGATCCATGAATATCATCTTTCGAGTCTCAAACTATCTCTTTCGTTACCCGTGGCTATTTGCGGCCACCCTCGGCCTCGCTATCGGAACCGCCGTTTTGGCGATCTCGGTTCCGAAGATCATCCAATACATTGTCGATAACTACATCGCCGCCAAGGAGTCCAACATGCTCCTTCTCGGGGTCGGCGTCATCATGGTGGTCTATATATTTCGGGAACTCCTCAACTGTTTCCGCATCCGGCTCAACAACATCCTCGAGCAAAAAGTCCTCCTCGACCTCCGCCAGGACCTCCACAACAAACTGCTCGCCCTCCCCATCAGCTTCTTCGACCAGCGGAAGAGCGGCGACGTCGCTTCAAGAGTCATCGACGACGTCACCGAAGTCGAACGCGCCCTGCTCGATGGCACGGAACAGGGATCCGTCGCCGTGCTGACCATCTTCGGAATCACCATTTTCCTCTTCACCATGCAACCCCTGCTTGCAGCGCTGGTGTTGGTTCCCATCCCTATTCTCTTCATCCTCGCCTACCGCCACGCCAAATACACCCGGAAAAACTGGCGCCAAGTGCGAGACAGCTCCGGCCTCCTCAACAGCCTCCTCGTCGAAGACATCCAAGGAAACCGCCTCATCCAGAGTTTCAATCTCACCCAGCGCGAAACCGAACGCTTTCGGGATCAATCCCTCGACCTCCGAAAAAAGACCCTGAAGGCCATGTTTCGCTATTCGCGCTACATTTCCTCCGTCCAATTCATCTCCAGCTTGGGCGTCATTGCCGTCGTCGGAATCGGCGGCTGGATGGTGATTCAGGAAAAACTCACCATGGGGCAGTTCATCGCCTTCAACGTCTACTGCACCATGCTCTACCAGCCGATTTTCCAGCTCAATTCGCTGAATCACATGATCTCGGCCGGAAAAGCAGCGGGTGAACGCGTCTTCGAAGTCCTCGACCACCCCGTCGACATTGAGAACTCCCCCAACCCAGTCTCCTTCCCGAGCCCTCCAGTTTCGGTGACCTTCGATCACGTCGAGTTTTCCTACGCCGACCGCAGCCCGGTTCTCCACGATTTCGAACTCACCCTCCCCTCCGGCAAAGTGACCGCCATTGTCGGCCACACCGGAGCCGGGAAGAGCACCATCGCCAACCTCATTCTCCGCTACTACGACGTTTCCGCCGGAAGCGTCCGCCTGAATGATACCGATGTCCGCAACATCGAACTGGGATCCCTTCGCAGCCAAATCGGAGTAGTCGCTCAAGACCCCTTCCTCTTCGATGCCACCGTCCGCGACAATCTCCTCCTAGCCCGAATCGAAGCCACCGAAACCGAAATCTGGGAAGCCCTCGAAGGCGCCTCAGCCGCCGATTTCGTCCGCCGCCTCCCCGACGGTCTGGAAACCCTCATCGGCGAAAGAGGAATCCGCCTCAGCATGGGAGAAAAGCAACGCCTCACCATCGCCCGCGTCCTCCTCCGCAACCCTCCTCTAGTCATCCTCGACGAAGCCACCTCCAGCGTCGATACCATCACCGAAAAGCAAATTCAGGAAGCCCTCGACCACCTGGTCCAGCACCGAACGGTCCTCGTCATCGCCCACCGCCTCTCCACAGTCCGCCGCGCCGACCAAATCGTCGTAGTCGAACACGGGAGAATCCTCGAAAAAGGCACCCACGACGACCTCATCCAAAACGACGGTCACTACTCCAACCTCTGGCGTCACCAAACCGAACTCATCCCCTCCTAATAAGAAAATCCACCTTTTCCGTCCCAAGAATCCTTTAATTAAACCTGGTTAGTTTTATTTACACGAATATAATTTCCGTATGTTATTCTAGGTATGAGACGTAAACGCCTAGTCTTCAAAGATCGCACGACTTACCACCACTTGATGAGCCGAACGGTGAATGGGGAGGCTTGGTTTGGGGATCGAGAGAAAGAGCAGCTGCGGAAAATGATTCATCAGGTTGCTGAATTTTCGGGAATTCGGGTGATTACTTATGCGGTGATGAAAAATCACTTTCATCTGATGGTGGAAGTTCCTGGAGAAGCTGAGGTTACGGATGCTGAAATCGTTCGTCGATATCGCGCTCTATACCCGAAACCCACCCCTTGGCAGCCGATGCGGGCTGAGGTTCTTGAGAAAATTTTGCGGGAAGATCCTGTTGAGGCGGAGCCTCTTCGGAGAAGTCTTACCCGGCGGATGCACGATGTATCTTGGCTGATGAAAACCCTGAAACAGCGGTTTTCGCTTTGGTTCAACCGCAGCCGGGAAAGGTTTGGGCCGGTTTGGGCGGAGCGATATAAGAGCGTGCTGATTGAAGGAGATTTGAAGGCTCTGCGCACTGTCGCGGCTTACATCGACCTCAATCCAGTTCGGTCAGGGATTGTTGAAGATCCTAAAGATTATCGATTTAGCGGATATGGGGAAGCCCTCGGAGGGAGCCGTGTGGCTCGGGAGGGACTCGCGATTCTGGATCGGGATTTGGCTGGATATCGACAGACCTTGTATGGATCCGGGGCCGCTGCCAAAGAGGGTAAACGTAGCTTTGACCGCAAAACCGCACTCCGCATTCTCGAGAAGGAGAAAGGTTCACTCCCCCTCCCTGACCTTCTCCGGTGCCGGGTGCGCTATTTTACCGATGGTCTCGCTCTCGGCTCGCCGGAGTTTCTGGAAGAAGCGGCCTCGTCATTGAATCGGAACCGAAAGCGGAAAGCCCGCCCCCACTCGATTCATGGAGCCGACTTCGGAAATCTCTCGGTTCTCGCCGGATTGAAGAAAAACCTGTTCCAATAGTCTGTGACGCGTCTCCCATTGACCCAATCTCTTCGTTCTGGATTGGTAAATCCGCTCTTGCATCCACGGGAAAACCCTTCATTGTCCTCTGTTTTTCCCGATTCCAAACAACGATTAAGCCGTGAGAGACGACTACCTAAAAGCTGCACGCAAGAAAATTCCCGATCCGAACATCCTCGTTAACGTGGTTTCCCGCCGCGTGAAACAGTTGAAGAGCGGATTCAAACCCTTGGTGGAGTCGCTTGAGCGACTGGACCCAGAAGATATCGCCCTGCGCGAAATCATCGACGAGAAGATCACCTATCAACTTTTCGATCCAGAAGAAGAAAAGGTCTGAGGAATTTTAAACCCGAGCTCTTCCGAGAGGTCTAGTTTCTCACAAGCGGGGTAGCCCCGCTTTTTTTCTTCCCGGGTCGAGCGCATGAACGAACCGTGGCCCGCAGCAAGAAAAATACAGAACCCGTAGAAATCCGCAATCGACGCGCTTTTCACGACTACCATATCCACGACAAATTTGAGGCGGGATTGGTACTGCAGGGGACCGAGGTCAAATCGGTTCGCCTCGGCAAAGCCCAAATTCAGGAAGCCTTTGTCCGCTTCGACAAGGGGGAACCGTTCCTTTATCACGCCTACATTGACGAGTACAAATTCGGCAATGAGAACAACCACGCTCCCCGTCGTCCGCGGAAGCTCCTCCTCCACCAGAAGGAGATTCGCAAGCTCCACGACGCGATCCAGATGGGAGGAAAAACGGTCGTTCCCCTCAAACTCTACTTTCTCCGAGGCAATTTGAAGGCGCAGATCGCCATCGCTTCGGGGAAGAAACTCCACGACAAACGGGAAACTCTCAAAAAGAAGGAAGCGGATCGTGAGGCCAACCGGGCCGTTCGCGACTTTCAGCGTTACGGATAAATCCATGAACAAGAACTCGGTCGAACTCCGACTCCCGGCCTCCACTTCCAATTGCGGGCCGGGATTCGATACACTCAGCATCGGTCTTAAACTTTACAACTTCTGCCGTTTGACCCGGCGGGAGGATGATCAAATCCACGCGACCGGAGGAGACGCTAGCGGGATCGAGCAGATGGTGCAGAAAGCGGCGGACTACTTCTTCCGCACTACTCAAAATCCTCCGTTCGGCTTCGATTTCGATATCTGGGGCGAGATTCCTCCCGAACGCGGACTCGGCTCTAGTTCAACGGTCGTGGGAGGTGTATTCCTCGCGCTAAACCACCTCCACGAAGACCCTCTCGACATCCACGCCTGCGTTCGCGCACTGGCCCACTTGGACAACGCCCCGGACAATGTTTGCGCCCTAGTCCGCGGAGGATTCTGCATCTCCCGCGTCGATCCGAACACGAACGATTACGCCGACTCCTTTCGCTTTCCCATTGAAAAGGACCTCAGCCTAGTAGTCGCTTCGCCGGAGATCCGGGTCCGCACCCCCGACGCCCGCGCCGTCCTCCCCGACTCCCTTCCTTTCTCCGAAGTCATTTCGAGCATCAATGGTCTCGCCTACTTGGTGGCAGCGTTCGCCAAGGGCGATTACGAACGCCTCCGCGGGACGACCGCAGACCGCATCCATCAACCTTTCCGCCGGACGTTGAATCCCTTCGTCGACGAAGCGATTGCCGCCGGAGTCGAGGCAGGAGCGTATGCTGGATGGCTGAGCGGAAGCGGTTCCAGTGTCGTCTGCGCTTCTTCGGTGGAGCATGCACTTCCGGTCCGCGAGGCGATGGAGTCGATTTACCAGGCGAATGGGATCCCCTGCCGCATGCACAACCTCTCCGCCGACAACGAAGGCGCAGCTGTGTTGGAAAATGAGTAATCCTCTTGTGCAAGTAGCTCTCCGTTGCCCGGAAATCCCGCAAAACACTGGAAACGTCGGTAGGCTCTGCGCGATCACGGGCTCCCGCCTTCATCTAATCCACCCTCTCGGCTTCACCATTACGGATCGCCACCTCAAGCGCAGTGGCATGGACTACTGGCATTCGCTCGACCTCCACGAGCATGAAAATTGGCAGGCCTTCCGGAATGCCGAAAGCCATCGACGCACTTGGTTGTTTACGACCAAGGCAACCCGCACCTTCTGGGATGTCTCGTTTGCCGCAGGGGATATTCTCCTTTTTGGCAACGAGGGACACGGCTGCCCGGAAGAGGTTCACGAGGCGATCGGAGACGAGCACCGCATCCGCATCCCCCACCCGCGGAAAGGGCTGCGCTCGATCAACCTCGCCACCAGCGTGGGCATTGCCGTCTACGAAGCTCTGCGCCAGCTGCGAACGGACAACCCTACGGACTGAGTCGGGCAGTCGTCCAATCGCCCTTCTCGTCCTTCACATACTCAAAACGATCGTGTAGCCGACTGGGCCGACCCTGCCAAAATTCGAACCGACGCGGCTTCAGGCGAAAACCTCCCCAGAAATCCGGCAACGGAATCTCCCCTTCGCCGAACTTCCGTTTCATCTCCTCCAACTTCATTTCCAGAATCTTGCGGGAGGAAATGACCGAACTCTGGTCCGAGACCCACGCGCCCAAGCGACTTCCCCGTGGGCGACTGGAGAAATATTTCAACGACTGCAGCGTCGAGATCTTCTCGCAATCGCCTTCGACGATCAGCTGCCTTTCGAGCTG
This portion of the Puniceicoccus vermicola genome encodes:
- a CDS encoding cytochrome c oxidase subunit 3; protein product: MSHASDTTLPVEHIPTGLNSKKLIMWLFLASDCMFFGTLITTHLVYRKIYENIGVDPIKIFDIELTTASSFILLMSSLFMALAVSAIHKGEIKSFRWNLIGVIIFGSLFLCGQVYEFNHFVHHSGLTLSSGTFGSTFYLMTGTHGVHVAMGVLWLISWFFYSFSPRFNAHENAIDVETAGLYWHFVDIIWIVIFTAVYLIEYV
- a CDS encoding ABC transporter ATP-binding protein; translation: MNIIFRVSNYLFRYPWLFAATLGLAIGTAVLAISVPKIIQYIVDNYIAAKESNMLLLGVGVIMVVYIFRELLNCFRIRLNNILEQKVLLDLRQDLHNKLLALPISFFDQRKSGDVASRVIDDVTEVERALLDGTEQGSVAVLTIFGITIFLFTMQPLLAALVLVPIPILFILAYRHAKYTRKNWRQVRDSSGLLNSLLVEDIQGNRLIQSFNLTQRETERFRDQSLDLRKKTLKAMFRYSRYISSVQFISSLGVIAVVGIGGWMVIQEKLTMGQFIAFNVYCTMLYQPIFQLNSLNHMISAGKAAGERVFEVLDHPVDIENSPNPVSFPSPPVSVTFDHVEFSYADRSPVLHDFELTLPSGKVTAIVGHTGAGKSTIANLILRYYDVSAGSVRLNDTDVRNIELGSLRSQIGVVAQDPFLFDATVRDNLLLARIEATETEIWEALEGASAADFVRRLPDGLETLIGERGIRLSMGEKQRLTIARVLLRNPPLVILDEATSSVDTITEKQIQEALDHLVQHRTVLVIAHRLSTVRRADQIVVVEHGRILEKGTHDDLIQNDGHYSNLWRHQTELIPS
- a CDS encoding tRNA (cytidine(34)-2'-O)-methyltransferase — its product is MSNPLVQVALRCPEIPQNTGNVGRLCAITGSRLHLIHPLGFTITDRHLKRSGMDYWHSLDLHEHENWQAFRNAESHRRTWLFTTKATRTFWDVSFAAGDILLFGNEGHGCPEEVHEAIGDEHRIRIPHPRKGLRSINLATSVGIAVYEALRQLRTDNPTD
- the pdxH gene encoding pyridoxamine 5'-phosphate oxidase, yielding MEDIGSLRREYSRAGLNREDLCPKPIDQFRLWFEQAREAGVDEPNALSLATVDERGRPSQRMVLLKAFDEKGLVFFTNYRSRKAKHLAENAAASILFPWIQLERQLIVEGDCEKISTLQSLKYFSSRPRGSRLGAWVSDQSSVISSRKILEMKLEEMKRKFGEGEIPLPDFWGGFRLKPRRFEFWQGRPSRLHDRFEYVKDEKGDWTTARLSP
- the smpB gene encoding SsrA-binding protein SmpB; the protein is MARSKKNTEPVEIRNRRAFHDYHIHDKFEAGLVLQGTEVKSVRLGKAQIQEAFVRFDKGEPFLYHAYIDEYKFGNENNHAPRRPRKLLLHQKEIRKLHDAIQMGGKTVVPLKLYFLRGNLKAQIAIASGKKLHDKRETLKKKEADREANRAVRDFQRYG
- the thrB gene encoding homoserine kinase — translated: MNKNSVELRLPASTSNCGPGFDTLSIGLKLYNFCRLTRREDDQIHATGGDASGIEQMVQKAADYFFRTTQNPPFGFDFDIWGEIPPERGLGSSSTVVGGVFLALNHLHEDPLDIHACVRALAHLDNAPDNVCALVRGGFCISRVDPNTNDYADSFRFPIEKDLSLVVASPEIRVRTPDARAVLPDSLPFSEVISSINGLAYLVAAFAKGDYERLRGTTADRIHQPFRRTLNPFVDEAIAAGVEAGAYAGWLSGSGSSVVCASSVEHALPVREAMESIYQANGIPCRMHNLSADNEGAAVLENE
- the ctaD gene encoding cytochrome c oxidase subunit I — translated: MALSTTTTHTPPDKADPHSSDSDAPARSHLGLVRPDHSTGLKDWLTTVDHKKIGAMYAIFALAFLVFGGIEALFIRAQLAVSENNLVSAETYNQLFTMHGTTMVFLAVMPLSSAFFNFLVPLQIGARDVAFPRLNAFSLWTFVAGALVVNLSWLFQAAHAFGWFTPANGMSDIVPSAGWFGYAPLTGDQYTGIGTDFWIFGLQVLGIASIAAALNFIVTIINFRAPGMKMMRLPVFIWMTLITSILIIFAFPPITVALGELMFDRTFGANFFRVEEGGQPILWQHLFWVFGHPEVYILILPAMGIISEILPVFSRKPLFGYSLIVFSGAVIGFLGFAVWSHHMFTTGLGKVATAAFSLLTMAIAVPTGVKIFNWIGTLWGGRIKFSVPMILSLGFIWMFMMGGFSGIMHSSAPSDAQQQDSYFVVAHFHYVLIGGSILSLLAGIYFWLPKMSGKMWYGKLGYWVSGIVIVGLNVTFFPMHFLGMIGMPRRTHTYLEGTGWQPMNLVCTIGAFTLAIGIFLFLWDVIRTLRNGKPAGDDPWDGRTLEWTISSPPPSYNFARTPIVHSRDALWAHKHGRANLRIGSVEADPHGIHMPSQSWFPLLASSGFLILGLSMALRQAGVPFCGYIAIGGLGITILGIYLWALEGPGGYHVKPEAAK
- a CDS encoding cytochrome C oxidase subunit IV family protein; this encodes MSHPADPSIDQEFLLSEQKKYFTFMNLAFLMTALTGIELVIIFLPFPGSVLIFGSLVFLSLIKFVGVIFWFMHLIYDGKLLTVIFLFGMALAAGTSAALLLIFSEDRIDKSLPFYEDGKIAHEEGASGH
- a CDS encoding transposase is translated as MRRKRLVFKDRTTYHHLMSRTVNGEAWFGDREKEQLRKMIHQVAEFSGIRVITYAVMKNHFHLMVEVPGEAEVTDAEIVRRYRALYPKPTPWQPMRAEVLEKILREDPVEAEPLRRSLTRRMHDVSWLMKTLKQRFSLWFNRSRERFGPVWAERYKSVLIEGDLKALRTVAAYIDLNPVRSGIVEDPKDYRFSGYGEALGGSRVAREGLAILDRDLAGYRQTLYGSGAAAKEGKRSFDRKTALRILEKEKGSLPLPDLLRCRVRYFTDGLALGSPEFLEEAASSLNRNRKRKARPHSIHGADFGNLSVLAGLKKNLFQ
- a CDS encoding DNA-directed RNA polymerase subunit omega, translating into MRDDYLKAARKKIPDPNILVNVVSRRVKQLKSGFKPLVESLERLDPEDIALREIIDEKITYQLFDPEEEKV